TTCAGCGAATGGTACGCGCACGCATTTCCCGGCCAGCGAAATGATCATGGAATTTGGAATGGGCAGAATCTCAATGGCATTGACCCGCGGCTGATTCTTTTGCAGGAGCATCGCGAGGGGGCGAATTTCAGTTTGCTGAAATATCTGCGTTCAGAGACGGAACTTTGCCGCGTGGTGGTGCGCAGCACGAATTTTCCCTGGCTCCGGCGTTACGCGCCGTTGATCAAGCGCAATCCGGTCGCGGAGAAGGAAGGCGTGGCGGGTTATGAGATGGCGATTGATTTCAATGGCGTGGCGTTCGAGTTGATCCCGCGCGCGAACTCAGAGATCAAGAGCAAGGCGAAGTTTACTTTGCTTTCGGTGAATGAACCGGAGGAGAAAAAGAATCCGGCGCGGCGGTATGTCGTCAAGCGGGGCAATCGCTGGGAATTGACGAGTCATGGGATTGGGCTACTGGAGTTGATCACGTATTGAAGGGCGAGTTGGGTTGATTGGTTTCAATTTTGGATAAGGCTGGAGCGGCAGTCTGGTCTTGTGTTGCTGCGGGTCATAGACCCGCGGTCCGTACGGAAGGAACAAAGCCTGACCGGGCGCGTCTTATGTAAGAGATAATGAACTAGCAATTTTTCGCATTTTTGCTAACTTGGGATGACCATTCCATCATCGGTCGCGAGAGATGTATGAAAGCAACCGGACAGCATCGAATATCCGTCGGCACTCCCAGCCGGCGTGGAGAGGCTGCGCCTTCTTCGGCTTTTACGCTGATCGAACTGCTCGTGGTGATCGCGATTATTGCGATCTTGGCCAGCTTGCTTTTGCCGGCATTGAGCCGCGCGAAGACGCAGGCGATTAGTCTGGAATGCCTTAATAATCTCAAGCAGCTTGCGGTTTGCTGGCATGGTTATTCCTCGGACAATAGTGATTTGCTGGTGCCGAATAATTCGGTGATGGGTTTTACCCAAACGAGCAGCAATTCGGACACGACGTCGTCCCTCGCCGCCGGCGCTTCGTGGTGCATGGATCATCCGCGCACGGACACGACGCCGATCAACATCATCAATGGGCTGCTGTATCCTTATAATCAAAGCGTGGCGATCTATCATTGCCCGGCGGATAAATCGGTGGTCGAAGATGCCAATGGCGTTCCCCTGCCCTCGGGCCAGCTTCGCACACGGAGTTATAATATGAGCCAATCGCTCAACGGCTATCCCGAATTCGACCAGGGATTTCTCATGCAGGACATTCCGTGGTTCAAGAAATTCACTGACATCTCCAACCCGAATCCTTCGAGTTGTTTTGTCTTCATTGATGTGCATGAGGACGAAATCATTGACGCGCAGTTCGGCATGCCGACCCAACCGGCTTACATCAATCCCAATGAATGGTGGGACATTCCGGCCAATCGCCACAACCAGGGTGCGAATCTCGCTTTCACGGATGGGCACGTCGAGCATTGGAAATGGGCGTATCCCAAGAATTACCAGGGATGGGACCCGCAGACGGTCGCGCCGACGGAATTGCCGGATTATCGGCGCGTGCGTTCGGGGATGCGGTTGTCGTTTGGCAACTAACCGCGCGGTTTTACCTTCGTTACTTCCTCAGCTTCCGCGTTTGATCCGATAGAACTGGGCCGTGGCTGAACTGGTGACGGTTGCTTGAAAATGTCCGGCGCTGGTGCGGGTGATGACCGCGCTTCCAACGGTCGTGTAGCCAGAGTTTGCCATCGCCGAACTTTGCAAGCTAAAGGACGTTGGAGAGGCGTCCGAGGGGTCGGTAAAGTTGATCGTCACGGTCGTGCTGTTTAGAATAATGCTCGTTAAGGTAATGGAGGAGATGACCGCGCCGGGCACAAAAACGGTTTCGACGGCCACAGTAGTGGTTTGATTGGTTCCCGGCGGCGAGAAGACGCGCCATTTGTTATCGCTTGCCGCGCTGTTGTTGATCGCGCCATACAGATTGCCCGCGCCGTCCCACGCCACGCCGTAATAGAGATTGGTCGAATCCAAATTGTCGAGCACTTGCGTGCCGTTGGTGATGATGAAGCCGTTCGTGGCGTTCAACACGCGCAATCCGCCGGAGATGCTGAGTGCGACAGCGACATATTTGGGATTGGCGCGCGAGTCGAGAGCGAGGTCGAAGCCGCCGAGAAAGCTGTCGTCGTTCGCGCCGGATTGCCAGGCAGAGCCGTTGGTGAACGTGCTCATGCCGTCCCAATTCGTGAATTCCAAAACGCGCGGCGAACTGCTGCCGCTGGTTTCAATATTCTGGCCGACAAAAATATTCGAGCGCTCATCCATCATTGAACCGCCGTTCGCGAACAAATCCAAATCGCCGCCGACCGCGATTACTTGCTTACCCATCGTGTCGTTTGGATCAGCGACGCCATTGGTGAGTTGCCAGAACCAAAGACCCAAGCCGGGCGAATCATTATCGCCGAGGAAAATGCGGCCGTTGGGCGTGCCGGCATCGGTGACATCAAATTCACCCCAGCCGAGCGATAAGCCGGTGACGGGATTCGCAGAATAATTATTGGCGTCGAGCACGACTTGATTGGTTGAAACCATCATGTCCATCGCATACACGACGCCGCGGTCATCCCAGTCGAGCGCGTAAATGCGGTCGTCCTGGCCGTAGCGAAGGAAATGCGGATTGCCGTTGAAGCCGTCCGTGCCCCATTGGATTCCGGCTTGAAAACCGTTGGTATTCCCCTGCCCTTCGTCAGCGGGGCTGCCGTCGGCGTTGGCCTTGAGAATGCCGGCCAGATCGCCGGGCAGCGCGGCGGAATCATTTTCCGTGGCGTTGCCGACAAAGACGCGGCCATAATAGACGCTGTTCGGATTTGTATTCACGGCAATTCCGCGCGGGGAGAAAACGTGGTAGCCGTCGTTGGTGTCCGTGCTGGTTTGGGTCCAATTCGTGAAACCGGTGGCCGAGGCGGTGATGTTCACGGTGTAGGCCCCGCCGCCCAAAGTTGCGCCGCCGCTGCCGAAACCATCCCAAGTGACCAGATTCGTGCCTTTGCGCGCACCGACGGCGCCGGAAGCAATCGGGATGGAACGCACGACGGTGGAACCGGAGAGAATATTGACCGTCACGCCACGAGTCGCGGGCTCGTTCAGAATGTAGCTGATGGCGACATTGGTTCCCGATCCATTCGTGATGCCGCTCAGGCCGCCATTGAGCTTAATATCGGTGGCATAAACATTTGCGCGGGCCGAGGGCGTAAAAAAAGCGCCTGCGAAAACGGACGCCAAGGCCGCGCCGATACAAATAATCTGATGATGGAAACGCATGGTGGATTTTCTCCTACTGTGGCCCGCGAAGATTAAAATGTCAAAACTTCGAATCAACGGCGATGGCTGGTTATGTCTCTTTCTATTACGGCGACGAATCGTGATTCATCAGGGAGGTTCTTAGCGCATCGGCCAACGCCAGTCCAGCAAAAAGGCCTCGCCTCTCCACTTGAGCGCATTTTGATGCGGTTCTTATTGGTCGCGGCAATTTTACAAGCAAACCGGCCCGGCCTGACATCTCTGCAAAAAACTTTGCGCCGTTAAGCGGACTTATCCGAACTTATGCGAACTTATCCGAGCCAAGGCGAACTTAGGCGAACGACTCAGGCGAACTTTTCCGCCCTAGTCCTAGTGGGCGTCCCTATTCGTCATATCCGCCTCGGTTGTCCTATTGAAACTTTTCAAAGAACCGCCCCACAATACTACATTCCCCAAATACAATCCACCCTTCCATAGGATACAAATACGCGTCCCTTTAAGAACCCTGCCCCGACGCGCCCTCCACTACGCTGCGAATCTCGCCGGACTTGAGGCGGGTGCGCAATTTTTGGCCGGGCTGAACTTCGGAAGCGGCGCGAATGACTTTGCCGGTGTCCGCGAGTGTGGTGATGGAGTAGCCGCGCGCGAGGACTTGCTCGGGGCCGAGGAGGCGCAAGCGCGATTCCAGCGTCGCGAGACGCGCACGTTTGTTTTCGATTTGCCAGCGCGCTTGTTCGTGGAGGCGTTTGGCGATGGCGATGGTCAATTCGCGTCGCTGGGCGAGAATTTGTTTGGGGCGCAAGCGCAGGAGGCGTTCGGTGAGGGCGCGCGAGGTAAGCGCGCGTTCACGCATACCCTGGCGGGCACGGCGCGAAATGCTTTCACGCAAATCGTCGAGGCGTTGCGACCATTCTTCAAGGCGGCGGCGTGGATGCACGCGGGCGAGGCGCTGGCCGAGGCGCGCGAGTTCTTCTTCCTTGTCGAGCAACCGTTGGCCAAGCAACTGGCGCATGCGCTCACCGACGAGTTCGAGAAAACGGCCACTGGCGAAGACGCCTTCGGTGAGAATCTCGGCGGCGGCACTTGGAGTCGCGGCGCGCAGGTCGGCGACAAAATCGCTAATGGTAAAATCTATTTCGTGGCCGACGGCGGAGATGACCGGCAGCGCGGATTCAAAAATGGCCCGGGCGACGACTTCTTCGTTGAAGGCCCAGAGGTCTTCGAGGCTTCCGCCGCCGCGGGTGACGAGAATCAAGTCCAAGTGCGGAGTGCGGAGTGCGGAGTGCGGAATGGGCGGTGGTGGATTTTGTGATTCGGCGTTGAATTGATTCAGCAGGCGGATGGCGGTGGCGATTTCTTCGGCAGCGCCTTGGCCTTGCACGCGACAGGACGCGATGACAATTTCCAGCGCGGGATTTCGCCGTTTCACGACGTGGAGCACATCGCGAATGGCGGCGCCGGTGGGCGAGGTCACGATGCCGATGCGCCGGGGAAAACGCGGCAGCGGGCGTTTGCATTCGCTGGCGAACCAGCCATCGGCGTTGAGCTTTTGCTTGAGACGCTCGAAGGCGGCTTGCAACGCGCCGACGCCGACCAACTCGACTTGCGAGACGCGCAGTTGATATTGGCCGCGCGGTTCATAGACGGTGAGGTCGCCCTGGAGAATGACTTTGCGGCCGTCCTGCAAGAGGCCGCGAGTCTCGCGCGCCTCGGTGCGGAACAAGACGCAGTTCAGTTGGGAATCGGCATCCTTGAGCGTGAAATAAAAATGGCCGGAACTTTGCGCGCGGAAATTGGAAATCTCGCCAGTGACCCAAATCTGGCCGACTTGTTTTTCGAGCAAGCCCTTCACCCGCAGCGTGAGTTCGCCGACGGACAGGACTTTGCGTGTCGCTTCGGTTGGAAACAACTCGCCGAAATCCCACTGTGATTTGGATGGTTTGGACACGTCAGCGTTTGTCGTACTTGGCGGCGGCTTCGGGGTCAATTTTTTTTAGTGAGATCAGGGCCTCGCGGCTCTTTTCACCCATGTTGCGTTCGATTACGATTTTCAACATAGGAACAGCCGATTTTGCCGCTGGCCCAAAATCTCCGAGAGAGCGAACCGCCACATTTCCCCAGAATCTAACGGCAAATATAGCATTGGTAAAGACTGGGATAGGCGCGGGATCGTTCTTATCTATTTCGTGAAGGTACACGGCTGACATCATTCCCAAGTCCAGGCCGTTTGAAAGCGGCGCGGCATTCAGGCCAGCGTGAAGCGCCGGAATGCCGTTGGTCAGGCGCGCAATCTGCCAGAGCGCTCGCGCGGATGAAATACGCACCCCCAAGTCCGGATCCTGCAAGGCGCGGTTCAAATCGGGAATGGCCGAAGCCGCATTGGTTCCCACGTGTTCCAAGAGGCCGGGAGCAGATTCCCGAGTCGAGACATTTGTGTCCACCAGCATTTCTTCAAACAGAGGAACATATTTTACGTCTATCGGTGCCGGTGTGGCCAGCACCACGCCAATAACGTAATCGCGCGCGCCATTGTTTTTATCGGCGATCATTTCCATCAACTGGGGAAATATGGGGCGCGGGTCGAGAAGCTCGGTTAGAACCGCCATAGCGGCACCCCAGCGTTCCCGTATTGGGAATGGTTTCCACGCGGGGCGCTGCCATTTCAACGGCAGATGGAAGTAACCCCACGCGTAAAATCTATCCTCGACGGTTTCTTTGCGTACTAGGTTCCGAGCCAGGTCCGGCAAAGCATTCGTGCCCATCTCGCGAAAGGCCTGGAATGCTGCGGATCGGTTGGTCGTAAAAACTTCCTCCAGCCATTGATCCACGTTTCGCCCTTGATAGACGGGTTGGCGATTTTTGTGGATGACGGTGGCAATGGCGTAACCCGCGAGAGCGAGAACCAGGACGAGCAGAATTATTTTGAACCTCTTATTCAAACGTGAGCGGTTGGGGACAACCGTCACTTCTCCATGTACTGCTTGAACTCCGCGGGGTCAATCTTTCTCAGGGCATAATGATCTGTGCGTTGCCAGCCCGCTACACCCACGGCTCGGAGACGCGCTGGATTTTTTCGGCGTGGCCGGTGTGGGAATTGATTTCGATGATTGCGCCCTGGAGTTTCACATCTTTTTCGGCGACGGCGAAGCGCTGGGGTTGCAATGTCAAAAAGCGTTTGATGACGGGTTCGATTTCACGGCCGATGATGCTTTCGTGCGGACCGGTGAAGCCGGCGTCGCTCAGAAAGGCGGTGCCGCCGGGGAAGATTTGTTCGTCGGCGGTTTGGACGTGGGTGTGCGTGCCGATGATGGCGCTGACCTGGCCATCGAGCATGCGGGCCATCGCGGCTTTTTCAGAGGTGGCCTCGGCGTGGAGATCCATGAAAATGATGTTGGTTTTTTGGCGCAGTTTTTCCACTTCGGCGCGCGCGGCGATGAAGGGGTTTTCGAGAGCGGCCATGAAGGTGCGGCCTTGCACGTTGAGGATGCCGACGGGCGGCTGGTTGTTGGCTTGATAAATGACGCTGCCCTGGCCGGGGGTGCCGCGCGGGTAATTGAGCGGACGCAGAAAGCGCGATTCGTTTTGCAGGAGGCCCATGACTTCTTTCTGGTCCCAGAGATGGTCGCCGGTGGTGATGATGTCCACACCGGCGGCGTAAATTTCTTCGGCGATTTTGGGCGTGATGCCGGAGCCGCCGGCGGAATTTTCGCCATTGGCGATGACGAGATCGAGTTCGTGCTGGCGTCGCAGGCGGGGCACGAGGCCGGTAACGGCGCGCCGCCCGGGTTCGCCGACGATGTCGCCGATAAAGAGAATTTTCACGGGTTGAAGTTACTGGCGGGGTGGATGGTGGCAAGTTGGAAGTGTGGAACGCGGAGTGTGGAATGCGGAATGCTCGGAGGCGCAAATTAATTTTGGGCGCGGTAGTGGCGGGTGGACGCGGCGGATTTATATGGGGCCCGCGAGTACGTTCGCCCACCCCATATTCCCCATATTGACTGGCCGGGATCAATTTGCCGGCGTGGCCAGCAGGCGGAAGAAGCGGATGGGGTCGGCGGGTGAAGGGGGCAGTGACGCGGAAGCCGCCGTGCCTTGGCCGGGAACCAATGAACCCAGATTTATCCACGCGCCGCTGGTGAGTGAGGTACGGTACTGCACTTGATAGTTTTCATTCGTGAGGCCAAACCAGGTTAAGCTCAAGACTGATGGATCGCTGGGCGACGGGCTGATTGACAGTGCGGGCAACTGGGGCAAGGCCTGGAGCGAAATGTTGCCGAGTTGAAATTGGGCGAAGGCGGAGCCGGGGGTGTTTAGTTGGTACGTAAGATTTAATTTGTCCGTGGCAGCGGCGGGGAGTCCGGCAAGGATGAGAGTGACCTCGGTGAAACCATTGCTCAATATCGTGGGCGCGTTGAGGTGCGCGACGACGCGACTGCCGAGCAAGACATCCACGGAGCCGCTGGTGGTCAGCCATTGGTATTCAAATTGTAATTGCACGGCCTCATTCGTTTCGACGACGGACTCGCCCGCGCGGGAATCAAATTGCAACCGGGGATCGGTCATGGGCGCGACGATGGAGAATGGGCCGTTGGTTGAGGACAGGATGAGGGTGTGAATGTTGTTGGTGAGGCCGAAGGTGAGGATGCCGTTGCCGAAGGTTTGCCAGTTGTTGGGCGCGTTGGTTCCGGAGTTGGGATTCATCACGGTGAGGCTGCCGCCGGGGCCGTCATTCCCTTCTTTTCCTTCGGGGATGTCGGCGGTGCCCTGGCCGTCCTGCCCATTCGGCGCGCCTCCGGCGCCGCTTCCGCCAGCGCCGCCCATGGCGGTATCTTCCGGTTGGCCGGCGCCACCCTTGCCGCCTTTACCGCCGGAAAAATCCATTTTGGCGAAGTTGGTAAAGCCAACCGAAACATTTATCGTTACGTTGCCGCCAAAACCTCCATTGCCCCCTGCTCCGCCCGGATTTATTTGAAGCGAAGCATCACCGCCATCGCCGCCGTTTCCTCCCCGGCCACCGACGCCGCCTTGCGGATCGGGGCTGCCGTTGCCGCCATCACCGCCGTTCATGGGCATGCCGAAATCACCACCATCGCCGCCGTCGCCCGCCTTTAATGAAAGCTGGCCTTCGAGATCAACTCCCAAAGCGGTTATGGTCAGGCTGCCGCCGCCAGCACCGACGCCACCGGTTCCGCCAAATCCAGCCGAGCCACCATTTCCGCCCGCGCCGCCGCCGAATCCGCTGCCACCATCGCCGCCTCTTCCGCCGGTGCCACTGTCACCACCTTTGCCGCCGCCACCGCCGCCGCCCATGTTATCGAGGGAGATGACGCCGTTCGTGCCCAGAATGAAACTGCCCGCGTTGGGCAGGGTACCGCCCTGGGCCACGACGCTGATAAATAAAGACGGGACGCCGAGAGATTGCCCGCCGTTGCCACCGACGCCGCCGAACCCGCCGAATCCAGCGGGCGCGCCTTGAAAACCCCCGACCGCAGGTGGACCATCGGCGCCATTTCCGCCGCCGCCGCCATCGCCGCCATCACCCCCGGTGGCTTGCGGATTGAAAAGAATGGAACCGTTGACGGTCATGTTCTTCGCAAGGATCGTCAGGCTCGGCGCGTCAGCGAAGGCATTGGTGCCATTGCCGGCGTCGGTGCCGCCATCGCCATCGGTGGCGCGGTTGCCGATGACTTCGCCATCGCCGCCGTCATCGCCATCGGTCCCCGACGGCGCGGTGCTGGAAGAGCCGCCGATCATTTGGCCGTTGATGAGGACGTTGGAACTGACGGTCAAGGAGACCACGCCGGAAATTTTCAGAGTGCCGCCGGTCTCGACGGTGACGGAGGTGAAGGAATAATTGGTGGAGATACCGGGCAGACCCAGTTGAATGGTCTGACCGCTGGTAACATCGAGTGAAGCGGCGCGGGTTGGACAGACAATCAGCAGCGGGAGGGCAAGGCTAAACAGGCTGAAAGCGAGTGAATATGACTTGCTCATAATGTGGGTTTTCGCGGCGGGAATTGTCTTTCTTATATGGGAGAAAAAGTTGACACGGGGTGGGCGTTTGTCAATTTGATTATTGTCCAGTTTCCAGCCGCGAATTTATTTCAAGACGTGATTTAATCCTGATTCCTGATCGTAATTTTTTCGCTTATTATTATCGAAGCAATGGAAACTAAGGGGTTGAAAAAAATTAGAACCAAACCATATTCAACCTGCCCTTCGCCTATCTCTATGAATGTAAAATTCTTAACCCTCTCGCTTGTCGCGGCAATGGTTTTGTTCAGCGCTTCCGCCGATGATTGGCCGCAGTGGCAGGGGCCAGACCGAAATGCGATGTCCAAGGAAACGGGTTTGCTCAAGGAATGGACGAAGGACGGGCCAGCGCTGGTTTGGGAGATTAAGGGACTTGGCGGCGGGGATAGCGCGCCGTCGGTCTCGGGCGGGCGGCTTTTCGGGATGAGTAATCGCGGCGGTTACGAAGTTGTCTGGGCGTTGTCGGAAAAAGATGGCAAGACGCTTTGGACGACTAATCTGGGCCCGGCTTTCAACCAAGATTGGCCGCAGGGAAAAGAAGGCCCGGGTTGCACGCCCACGGTTGATGGTGATTTGGTGTACGTCGAGGGCCTGGGCGGCAATGTGGATTGTCTGCGCACAAAGGATGGTTCGATTGTTTGGCGGGCCAGTCTCACGCAGGATTTTGGCGGTGAAGTGCCCAACTGGAGTTACCGCGAATCGCCACTGGTGGACGGGGACAAGGTGATTTTGACGCCGGGTGGCGCGGACGCGACGCTGGTGGCGCTGGACAAGAAGACCGGCAAAACCCTTTGGAAGAGCCAGGTTCCCGGAAATCCCAAAGCGGCGTATTCCTCGCCCATCGCGATTGACTTTGGCGGGCAGCGTCAATATGTGCAGTTTACTCAGAAGGCGCTCATTGGGGTCGCGGCGTCCGACGGCAAATTTCTTTGGCGTTATGGCCGGGCGGCTAACGGTTTTGGCGTTAGCTGTTCGACGCCGATTTATCACGATGGCGAAGTGTTTGCGGCGTCGGCTTACGGCGCGGGCGGCGGGTTGGTGAAGTTGAGCAAGGATACCGACGGCAAGTTCACGGCGGAGGAAATTTATCTCAGCAAGAAAATGCAAAATCATCACGGCGGCATGATTCTGCTGGACGGAAGTCTTTACGGAGCCAACGGCGGCAATGAGGGCGGCGCGCTCGTTTGTCTTGATTTTCAAACGGGCAAAGTTTTGTGGGATGAACGTGACGATGCCGGGCATCGCGCGCCGAAAGGTTCGGTGGCTTACGCGGACGGAAGAATTTATTATCGCACGGAAGCGGGGCCGGTGCTGCTGATTGAGCCGAGCCCGAAGTCTTATATCGAGCGCGGGCGTTTCGAGCAATCCGACCGCAGCCGATTGCCGGCGTGGTCGCATCCGGTGGTCGCAAACGGCAAACTGTATGTGCGCGATCAGGATATTTTGTTTTGTTATGATGTGAAGGCGGCGGGGAAATAGGGGGAGGAAATTTTTGGTCGGAATTATTTCGGGTGGGTGAATTTTAGATGTTCAGGTCTTCTTCAGAGCAAAATGCAAATTAAGGGCCGCCTACTTGCGCGGCCCATCGCGGCAGGTTATCCTAGGGGCAGCTTTCAAGCGCAATCATTTGCTCCTTACATTTCCAAACTTGTGACGGCCTTTTTAGGTTTGTCAGGTGCAGGAAAATAAATGGGCGTGGGCTACATCGCTTTCATGAAAACCATCCCTTTACTCTTCGCGTTAATCGCCCTTGGGAACATAAATGTCAGCGGGCAGCTATCCGTTTCAAACGTGGCGAATGGAAGTATCCAGATTTCCATTCCGTCGAACACAAACGCCGAATATTTTCTTGAGCGTTCGACTGATCTAAAGGAATGGGAACGAATGGGCGGCATTCTTCCAGGAACTGGCTCGGCTATCACGTGGAAAGATTCTTCGACCAATAGTTTCTCATTTTATAGGGCGTCAATAAGTCCATTGGTGAACGCGCCTCTTTATGGCATTGACTTCAGCCCTTACCTGGACGGCCAAAGTCCGGAAACAAATTTCGCCGTTTCACGCAGCCAAATCGAATCGAGAATGCACCCGTTGATTCCGCGAACCGGATGGATTCGTACTTTCAGCATGGTTGATGGCTTACAGGTTTCCGGCCAGGTGGCCCACCAATTTGGACTCAAAGCGGCGTTGGGAGCGTGGCTTGGCCCCGAAACAACTCCCGCCGGGATTTCTGCCAACCAGATAAACATCAGCAATTTGATTACGGCAGGTCTGGCAGGTGAAGCGGATTTATTAATCGTAGGAAGCGAAGTTCTGCAAAGAGGAGATCTTCCGGTGTCGAATTTAGTCGCCTATATCAATCAAGTGCGCGCGGCGGTTCCCGGTGTGCCGGTTGCCACGGCTGATACTTATTCATCCTGGATGTCTTCGTTCAACTCAGAATTGCTCGATGCCAGTGATGTTCTATTGGTTAACTTTTATCCATTCTGGCAAGGAATCGCGGTCGAAGACGGTGCCTCGACGGTTTACCAGCAGTATATCAATATGGTTTGGTATGCGGGAAGCAAACCCGTGTGGATTTCAGAGACTGGCTGGCCTTCGGCAGGACAGGCGGTCGGTGATGCCGTTCCGTCACCACAGAACGCAGCCAAATATTTTTCCGATGTCGTCACCTGGGCCAGATTTTATGGCGTGCCCTTTTTTTACTTTGAAGGCTATGACGAAGGTTGGAAATCTGACGAGGGTGCGGTGGGGCCAAATTGGGGAATATGGCAAAGTGACGGCACACTCAAACCGGGGATGGAGCCAACTTTTGACAATCGCATTTCGTCAACTAACTGGAATGCGCCGATTGACGGGGCGGGAATTCCAAGTCTGTCCTTTTCAAATGTTCCGGCGGTTGGCGACATGACCAACCTTTACGTTAGCGGCACGGCAAGTCACGTTTCACCTTTTAGCGTATTTTTGTGCCTGTACATTCAGGTCAACGGG
The Verrucomicrobiia bacterium genome window above contains:
- a CDS encoding prepilin-type N-terminal cleavage/methylation domain-containing protein codes for the protein MKATGQHRISVGTPSRRGEAAPSSAFTLIELLVVIAIIAILASLLLPALSRAKTQAISLECLNNLKQLAVCWHGYSSDNSDLLVPNNSVMGFTQTSSNSDTTSSLAAGASWCMDHPRTDTTPINIINGLLYPYNQSVAIYHCPADKSVVEDANGVPLPSGQLRTRSYNMSQSLNGYPEFDQGFLMQDIPWFKKFTDISNPNPSSCFVFIDVHEDEIIDAQFGMPTQPAYINPNEWWDIPANRHNQGANLAFTDGHVEHWKWAYPKNYQGWDPQTVAPTELPDYRRVRSGMRLSFGN
- the xseA gene encoding exodeoxyribonuclease VII large subunit, whose translation is MSKPSKSQWDFGELFPTEATRKVLSVGELTLRVKGLLEKQVGQIWVTGEISNFRAQSSGHFYFTLKDADSQLNCVLFRTEARETRGLLQDGRKVILQGDLTVYEPRGQYQLRVSQVELVGVGALQAAFERLKQKLNADGWFASECKRPLPRFPRRIGIVTSPTGAAIRDVLHVVKRRNPALEIVIASCRVQGQGAAEEIATAIRLLNQFNAESQNPPPPIPHSALRTPHLDLILVTRGGGSLEDLWAFNEEVVARAIFESALPVISAVGHEIDFTISDFVADLRAATPSAAAEILTEGVFASGRFLELVGERMRQLLGQRLLDKEEELARLGQRLARVHPRRRLEEWSQRLDDLRESISRRARQGMRERALTSRALTERLLRLRPKQILAQRRELTIAIAKRLHEQARWQIENKRARLATLESRLRLLGPEQVLARGYSITTLADTGKVIRAASEVQPGQKLRTRLKSGEIRSVVEGASGQGS
- a CDS encoding TIGR00282 family metallophosphoesterase; the encoded protein is MKILFIGDIVGEPGRRAVTGLVPRLRRQHELDLVIANGENSAGGSGITPKIAEEIYAAGVDIITTGDHLWDQKEVMGLLQNESRFLRPLNYPRGTPGQGSVIYQANNQPPVGILNVQGRTFMAALENPFIAARAEVEKLRQKTNIIFMDLHAEATSEKAAMARMLDGQVSAIIGTHTHVQTADEQIFPGGTAFLSDAGFTGPHESIIGREIEPVIKRFLTLQPQRFAVAEKDVKLQGAIIEINSHTGHAEKIQRVSEPWV
- a CDS encoding PQQ-binding-like beta-propeller repeat protein — its product is MNVKFLTLSLVAAMVLFSASADDWPQWQGPDRNAMSKETGLLKEWTKDGPALVWEIKGLGGGDSAPSVSGGRLFGMSNRGGYEVVWALSEKDGKTLWTTNLGPAFNQDWPQGKEGPGCTPTVDGDLVYVEGLGGNVDCLRTKDGSIVWRASLTQDFGGEVPNWSYRESPLVDGDKVILTPGGADATLVALDKKTGKTLWKSQVPGNPKAAYSSPIAIDFGGQRQYVQFTQKALIGVAASDGKFLWRYGRAANGFGVSCSTPIYHDGEVFAASAYGAGGGLVKLSKDTDGKFTAEEIYLSKKMQNHHGGMILLDGSLYGANGGNEGGALVCLDFQTGKVLWDERDDAGHRAPKGSVAYADGRIYYRTEAGPVLLIEPSPKSYIERGRFEQSDRSRLPAWSHPVVANGKLYVRDQDILFCYDVKAAGK
- a CDS encoding glycosyl hydrolase family 17 protein, encoding MKTIPLLFALIALGNINVSGQLSVSNVANGSIQISIPSNTNAEYFLERSTDLKEWERMGGILPGTGSAITWKDSSTNSFSFYRASISPLVNAPLYGIDFSPYLDGQSPETNFAVSRSQIESRMHPLIPRTGWIRTFSMVDGLQVSGQVAHQFGLKAALGAWLGPETTPAGISANQINISNLITAGLAGEADLLIVGSEVLQRGDLPVSNLVAYINQVRAAVPGVPVATADTYSSWMSSFNSELLDASDVLLVNFYPFWQGIAVEDGASTVYQQYINMVWYAGSKPVWISETGWPSAGQAVGDAVPSPQNAAKYFSDVVTWARFYGVPFFYFEGYDEGWKSDEGAVGPNWGIWQSDGTLKPGMEPTFDNRISSTNWNAPIDGAGIPSLSFSNVPAVGDMTNLYVSGTASHVSPFSVFLCLYIQVNGSWYQKPYYTAPYTAINPQGTWQCEYATGGQDIYATNFTAFLFPTNYSPPFVFGQPLPAELSSNAIASATASRL